A DNA window from Candidatus Cloacimonadota bacterium contains the following coding sequences:
- a CDS encoding T9SS type A sorting domain-containing protein: MSSSNQQKLIDYMDQGGSVYMEGADVAYSHHNNPFFAYFGTEFVHTGATEGVNILTGINGTVAGGTTFNYFGGSDAHYMIDELTADSGISILKSNDHKTRAISNITEVYRTICSSPIIGAFGNGQGLNLRGYLMGQYLDFFTGEFTSAENYDFPEITTALHGNFPNPFNPYTTINFYLHKDGLTNLDIYNIKGQKVKTLVNENLDKGQHSAFWNGKDNNNKQVSSGIYFYKLNTGNFSSTKKMILIEN, encoded by the coding sequence GTGAGTTCCAGCAACCAACAAAAATTGATCGATTATATGGATCAAGGTGGTTCGGTTTATATGGAAGGTGCTGATGTTGCCTATAGTCATCATAATAATCCGTTTTTTGCCTATTTTGGAACAGAATTCGTCCATACTGGTGCTACTGAAGGAGTAAATATCTTAACAGGAATCAATGGCACTGTGGCAGGTGGAACAACTTTTAACTATTTTGGCGGCAGTGATGCCCATTATATGATAGATGAACTAACTGCTGACAGCGGAATTTCAATCTTAAAATCTAATGACCATAAAACTCGAGCAATTTCCAATATAACAGAAGTCTATCGGACGATCTGTTCATCTCCAATAATCGGTGCTTTCGGAAATGGTCAAGGTTTGAATTTAAGAGGTTATTTAATGGGACAATATCTTGATTTCTTCACCGGTGAATTTACTTCTGCTGAAAATTATGATTTCCCCGAAATAACTACAGCTCTTCATGGAAATTTCCCGAATCCATTCAATCCCTACACTACGATCAATTTTTATCTGCATAAAGATGGATTAACAAATCTCGATATTTATAATATCAAAGGTCAGAAAGTAAAAACTCTCGTTAATGAGAATCTTGATAAGGGACAGCATTCAGCTTTCTGGAATGGAAAAGATAACAACAATAAACAGGTTTCCTCAGGTATTTATTTTTATAAACTGAATACCGGGAATTTCTCTTCCACAAAGAAAATGATCCTGATCGAAAATTAA